Proteins from one Pseudarthrobacter sp. BIM B-2242 genomic window:
- a CDS encoding glutathionylspermidine synthase family protein, translated as MKRLLSEPRPDWKQKIEEQGLVFSTTTMPDGRKIEYWNESAYYEFTLDEVESLEIQAEDMHRMCLEAAKFLATGAMGTIGIGPQALELAAESLQAGDMDIYGRFDFIYDGQGGPAKMLEYNADTPTGLIEAAVAQWFWLQDVFPEKDQWNGIHEALIRQWKKMQYRTGMSTLHIAHSEAEESGEDWMTAAYMRDVASQAGWTTIGINMSDIGWDPNLNRFVDLDNFMINTMFKLYPWELMMKEPFGHRLLQRAHNPRWVEPAWKMLLSNKALLAALWHLYPNHPNLLPAYLNEPGPLTEWVAKPLHGREGDNIRIHAPGINLEQPGGYGREGWCYQQYQPLPDFDGNHPVLGLWVVDGESVGCGIRESDGPITDYFCRFVPNTIDAPAPLSAQAHSSKAGIAL; from the coding sequence GTGAAGCGGCTGTTATCGGAGCCCAGGCCTGACTGGAAGCAGAAGATCGAAGAGCAGGGCCTGGTCTTCTCCACCACCACCATGCCCGACGGCCGGAAGATCGAATACTGGAACGAATCCGCCTATTACGAGTTCACCCTCGATGAGGTGGAGTCACTCGAGATCCAGGCCGAGGACATGCACAGGATGTGCCTGGAAGCGGCCAAGTTCCTTGCCACCGGCGCCATGGGCACCATCGGCATCGGCCCGCAGGCCCTGGAGCTTGCCGCCGAATCGCTGCAGGCCGGGGATATGGACATCTACGGGCGCTTCGACTTCATCTATGACGGCCAGGGCGGTCCGGCCAAGATGCTCGAGTACAACGCCGACACCCCCACCGGCCTGATCGAGGCCGCCGTGGCGCAATGGTTCTGGCTGCAGGATGTGTTCCCTGAGAAGGACCAGTGGAACGGCATTCACGAGGCGCTGATCCGGCAGTGGAAGAAGATGCAGTACCGCACGGGGATGAGCACCCTTCACATAGCCCATTCCGAGGCCGAGGAGTCCGGCGAGGACTGGATGACGGCCGCCTACATGCGTGATGTTGCAAGCCAGGCCGGCTGGACCACCATTGGCATCAACATGTCCGATATCGGCTGGGATCCCAACCTGAACCGCTTTGTGGACCTGGACAACTTCATGATCAACACCATGTTCAAGCTGTACCCGTGGGAGCTGATGATGAAGGAGCCGTTCGGGCACCGTCTGCTGCAGCGGGCACACAACCCCCGCTGGGTGGAGCCCGCGTGGAAGATGCTGCTCTCCAACAAAGCACTTCTCGCCGCGCTCTGGCACCTGTACCCGAACCATCCAAACCTCCTGCCCGCCTATCTCAACGAGCCCGGCCCCCTGACGGAATGGGTGGCCAAGCCGCTGCACGGGCGCGAAGGCGACAACATCAGGATCCACGCCCCGGGCATCAATCTGGAGCAGCCCGGCGGGTACGGCCGCGAGGGCTGGTGCTACCAGCAGTACCAGCCGCTGCCCGACTTCGACGGCAACCATCCCGTCCTGGGCCTCTGGGTTGTCGACGGGGAATCCGTGGGCTGCGGAATCCGGGAATCGGATGGCCCCATCACCGACTACTTCTGCCGGTTTGTGCCCAACACCATTGACGCCCCGGCGCCGCTTTCAGCGCAGGCCCACTCAAGCAAAGCAGGTATCGCCCTATGA
- a CDS encoding Tat pathway signal protein produces MDPDKDQGNGPDNGQAKDQQGQDGAKDAPKPPPWQVPRPELRPELLNEPVTPVDPFARDRERQSHEAATRKKRSQRRTVVVGLGVTALLAGTITAIVASNEDEPEYAQVCFNDETGERVEDTQCNSSAGRGGALYAWYFYSRGASVPAVGQNRSAYPSYTNTIPSGAKASTGYSTKGGTVSRGGFGSSSKGGSTGG; encoded by the coding sequence ATGGACCCGGATAAGGACCAGGGCAATGGTCCGGACAACGGCCAGGCCAAGGACCAACAGGGACAGGACGGGGCCAAGGACGCGCCGAAACCGCCGCCCTGGCAGGTACCCAGGCCGGAGCTGCGGCCTGAGCTCCTGAACGAACCCGTCACTCCGGTGGATCCCTTCGCCCGCGACCGCGAGCGCCAGAGCCACGAGGCAGCCACCCGCAAGAAGCGCTCCCAGCGCCGCACCGTCGTCGTGGGTTTGGGCGTCACTGCCCTGCTGGCCGGAACCATCACCGCCATCGTGGCAAGCAATGAGGACGAGCCTGAGTACGCGCAGGTGTGTTTCAACGATGAGACCGGCGAGCGCGTGGAAGATACCCAGTGCAACAGCTCGGCGGGCCGCGGCGGCGCGCTCTATGCGTGGTACTTCTACTCCCGCGGCGCCAGCGTGCCCGCGGTGGGCCAGAACCGGTCCGCGTACCCGAGCTACACCAATACCATCCCCAGCGGCGCCAAAGCCTCCACCGGCTACAGCACCAAGGGCGGAACGGTCAGCAGGGGCGGCTTCGGCAGCAGCTCCAAGGGCGGAAGCACGGGGGGCTAG
- a CDS encoding MOSC domain-containing protein has product METASVLAVCRVHQLLPDDSSVGVTAIDKRPVEGPVKVHKLGLRGDIQANRVHHGGPDQAIYAYAQEDADFWAGELGRELPPGIFGENLRVSGIDATGAVIGERWKIGLDVELEVTSPRTPCSVFQRRLAEPQFVKRFTEAGRVGTYLRVIRTGSIEAGDYIHRIFVPKHGITVGKWFSDPDLESMELLRDADADGEIRLQQPEFSKKFEALTRRLGG; this is encoded by the coding sequence ATGGAAACCGCTTCTGTGCTTGCTGTCTGCCGTGTCCACCAGCTCCTGCCGGATGACTCCAGCGTGGGTGTGACGGCCATCGACAAGCGGCCGGTGGAGGGGCCTGTGAAGGTGCACAAGCTGGGCCTCCGGGGTGATATCCAGGCCAACCGCGTGCACCACGGCGGCCCGGATCAGGCTATTTATGCCTATGCCCAGGAGGACGCTGACTTCTGGGCGGGTGAACTGGGCCGCGAACTGCCGCCGGGCATCTTCGGCGAGAATCTCCGCGTTTCCGGCATCGACGCCACCGGAGCAGTGATCGGTGAGCGCTGGAAGATCGGCCTGGACGTGGAACTGGAAGTCACCTCGCCGCGGACGCCATGCTCGGTCTTCCAGCGGCGCCTTGCCGAACCGCAGTTCGTCAAGCGCTTCACGGAAGCCGGGCGGGTGGGCACGTACCTCAGGGTGATCCGCACCGGCAGCATCGAGGCGGGGGACTACATCCACCGGATCTTTGTGCCCAAACACGGCATCACCGTGGGCAAGTGGTTCAGCGACCCTGACCTGGAGTCCATGGAGCTTCTCCGGGATGCCGACGCCGATGGGGAGATCCGCCTGCAGCAGCCCGAATTCAGCAAGAAGTTTGAAGCCCTGACGCGGCGGCTGGGCGGCTAG